A stretch of Crossiella cryophila DNA encodes these proteins:
- a CDS encoding winged helix-turn-helix transcriptional regulator has product MAGRPSFTGVAGSVARALDELGDLRVLLILEQLFAGTSEPVELRRGLGMKAEDFDPLLAYTVEHGFVRRRPRPEAGAIVWEYVATEKAEPLREVLSALDRCGLAWPALGDVRLPRNSRRGGSRAKPDGPEDEVSRVVPFPRPKR; this is encoded by the coding sequence ATGGCGGGTAGGCCCAGTTTCACCGGTGTGGCCGGTTCGGTAGCGCGTGCACTCGACGAACTCGGCGACCTCCGGGTGCTGCTCATCCTCGAGCAACTCTTCGCGGGCACCAGCGAGCCGGTCGAGCTACGCCGCGGCCTCGGCATGAAGGCCGAGGACTTCGACCCGCTGCTGGCCTACACCGTCGAACACGGTTTCGTCCGCCGCCGCCCGCGCCCCGAGGCCGGCGCCATCGTCTGGGAGTACGTGGCCACCGAGAAGGCCGAACCCCTGCGCGAGGTGCTCTCCGCACTGGACCGCTGCGGCCTCGCCTGGCCCGCATTGGGTGACGTCCGGCTGCCCCGCAACTCCCGCCGCGGTGGCTCCAGGGCCAAGCCGGACGGCCCGGAAGACGAGGTCAGCCGGGTTGTGCCGTTCCCGAGGCCGAAGAGGTAG